In Bacillus cereus ATCC 14579, a single window of DNA contains:
- a CDS encoding efflux RND transporter periplasmic adaptor subunit, whose amino-acid sequence MLPNTVRTPNKKKKWIIIGVIALIVIVAAINIFVMQGKKKGASTNADAVSFEKVTERKLNNTKLISGQVKPSNIESFYADPAKGKVKDIEVKEGQEVEKGTKLFSYDNEEINLQMKQAELDQKMADMRYDQGKKKIDSLKKEIKKAKDSGAGKEVTDPMDEQVNELEIGQKTIDLEKEKGKLQKEELSKKQKELTIYSNFAGVVQKLDKDAAQSSSQTLGGQGKAFLQVASKDPFQVQGTLTELQKSQIQKDQTFTVTAKANNKKKWTGKITEVSEFPTSAEMAQAGGMGEATQNMSQYTYKASLDSQDGLSPGYHVSLQVNLENKKMIAVPSKSIVAKGDDAFVYVEDKGKLRKQNVKKGSTDGDWTEVVEGVTVGQKVVKNPSDDVYDGMEVKEK is encoded by the coding sequence ATGTTACCAAATACGGTTCGTACTCCAAACAAGAAGAAGAAATGGATTATTATTGGGGTTATTGCACTAATTGTTATTGTAGCGGCAATTAATATTTTTGTTATGCAAGGTAAGAAGAAGGGTGCATCAACAAATGCTGATGCTGTAAGTTTTGAGAAAGTGACAGAGCGTAAGCTGAATAATACGAAGTTAATTTCTGGTCAGGTGAAGCCTAGTAATATTGAAAGCTTCTATGCAGATCCGGCCAAAGGGAAAGTGAAAGATATTGAGGTAAAAGAAGGGCAAGAGGTAGAGAAAGGCACGAAGTTATTCTCTTATGATAATGAAGAGATTAACCTTCAAATGAAGCAAGCTGAGCTTGATCAGAAGATGGCGGATATGCGTTATGATCAAGGGAAAAAGAAGATTGATTCGTTGAAGAAAGAAATTAAGAAGGCGAAAGATAGCGGAGCTGGGAAAGAAGTAACAGATCCGATGGACGAGCAAGTAAACGAGTTAGAGATAGGACAAAAAACAATTGACCTTGAGAAAGAAAAAGGAAAGTTGCAGAAAGAAGAGTTAAGTAAGAAGCAGAAAGAACTTACGATTTATAGCAATTTTGCTGGTGTTGTTCAAAAGTTAGACAAAGATGCGGCACAAAGTTCATCTCAAACGTTAGGTGGTCAAGGAAAAGCGTTTTTACAAGTAGCTTCTAAAGATCCATTCCAAGTTCAAGGTACGTTAACTGAGCTTCAAAAGTCACAAATTCAAAAAGATCAAACATTCACTGTAACTGCAAAAGCAAATAATAAGAAGAAGTGGACAGGTAAGATTACAGAGGTAAGTGAGTTCCCAACAAGTGCAGAGATGGCGCAAGCTGGCGGCATGGGTGAAGCAACTCAAAATATGTCTCAGTATACATATAAAGCTAGCCTTGATAGTCAAGATGGTTTATCTCCAGGTTATCACGTTTCTCTGCAAGTAAACTTAGAGAATAAGAAGATGATTGCTGTCCCAAGTAAGAGCATTGTAGCAAAAGGCGATGATGCATTTGTTTATGTTGAGGATAAAGGGAAGCTTCGTAAACAAAATGTGAAAAAAGGTTCTACTGATGGAGATTGGACAGAGGTTGTAGAAGGCGTAACAGTAGGGCAAAAGGTGGTTAAAAATCCTTCCGACGATGTGTATGACGGAATGGAAGTGAAAGAGAAATGA